The Myxococcota bacterium genome has a segment encoding these proteins:
- a CDS encoding sigma-54 dependent transcriptional regulator, with translation MNDAAHILVVDDEQSLREFLEIFFRRAGHVVSTAAGVEQARALLEADDVDVVVSDMQMADGSGLDVLRHVQASCPETPVIMITAFATTDSAIAAMKDGAYDYITKPFKVDELGVVVGNALEKRRLTSENRRLRTELRTQARQRRIVGNSAEMQRVFEMIAQVAGTKTNVLVSGESGTGKELVARAIHEQSGRADAPFVAVNCGAIPENLLESELFGHMKGAFTGAVQNKEGLFETADGGTLFLDEVGELSQPLQVKLLRAIQEKTIRRVGGTSDRRVDARIISATNRRLEEEVAAGRFREDLYYRLNVIQIALPPLRERRGDVPLLVHRFLERFSQELGKEVGDVDADAMELLTEYAYPGNVRELENVIERAVALSRGGAIGLAEMPPTLLRPADPEGAPSIPNAGVDLDRLIADYERSLIGEALRMTGGVKKRAARLLGVSFRSLRYRLDKLGMDTGRADEDDAG, from the coding sequence ATGAACGACGCTGCGCACATCCTGGTCGTCGACGACGAGCAGAGCCTTCGCGAGTTCCTCGAGATCTTCTTCCGGCGCGCGGGCCACGTCGTGTCGACGGCCGCGGGTGTCGAGCAGGCGCGCGCGCTCCTCGAGGCGGACGACGTCGACGTCGTGGTGTCCGACATGCAGATGGCCGACGGCTCCGGTCTCGACGTCCTCCGCCACGTCCAGGCGTCCTGCCCCGAGACGCCCGTCATCATGATCACCGCCTTCGCGACGACGGATTCCGCGATCGCCGCGATGAAGGACGGTGCATACGACTACATCACGAAGCCGTTCAAGGTCGACGAGCTCGGCGTCGTCGTCGGAAACGCGCTCGAGAAGCGGCGCCTCACTTCCGAGAATCGCCGGCTCCGCACCGAGCTCCGCACGCAGGCGCGCCAGCGCCGCATCGTCGGCAACAGCGCCGAGATGCAGCGCGTCTTCGAGATGATCGCGCAGGTCGCCGGAACGAAGACCAACGTGCTCGTGAGCGGCGAGAGCGGGACGGGCAAGGAGCTCGTGGCGCGCGCCATCCACGAGCAGAGCGGCCGCGCCGACGCCCCGTTCGTCGCCGTGAACTGCGGCGCGATCCCCGAGAACCTGCTCGAGAGCGAGCTCTTCGGGCACATGAAGGGCGCGTTCACCGGCGCCGTGCAGAACAAGGAAGGCCTCTTCGAGACCGCCGACGGGGGAACGCTGTTCCTCGACGAGGTGGGCGAGCTGTCGCAGCCGTTGCAGGTCAAGCTCCTGCGCGCGATCCAGGAGAAGACGATCCGACGCGTCGGCGGGACGAGCGATCGGCGCGTGGACGCGAGGATCATCTCGGCGACGAATCGCCGGCTCGAGGAAGAGGTCGCGGCGGGTCGCTTCCGGGAAGACCTCTACTACCGCCTCAACGTCATCCAGATCGCGCTGCCCCCGCTCCGCGAGAGGCGCGGCGACGTTCCGCTGCTCGTCCACCGGTTCCTCGAGCGCTTTTCGCAGGAGCTCGGGAAGGAGGTGGGGGACGTCGACGCCGACGCGATGGAGCTGCTCACCGAGTACGCGTATCCGGGCAACGTGCGCGAGCTCGAGAACGTGATCGAACGGGCGGTCGCGCTGTCGCGAGGGGGGGCCATCGGTCTCGCGGAGATGCCACCGACGCTGCTGCGTCCGGCCGACCCGGAGGGCGCACCGTCGATCCCGAACGCGGGCGTCGACCTCGATCGCTTGATCGCGGACTACGAGCGCTCGCTGATCGGCGAGGCGCTGCGCATGACGGGCGGCGTGAAGAAGCGCGCCGCGCGCCTGCTCGGCGTCTCGTTCCGCTCGCTCCGCTATCGGCTGGACAAGCTCGGGATGGACACCGGGCGGGCCGACGAGGACGACGCGGGCTGA
- a CDS encoding sigma-54 dependent transcriptional regulator gives MPQTLLVIDPDPALLRELESALAGEGDGDLRFVRADDAAEALPRLDEGWVDVVLCDPRLPGLDGYDIVPQIRRRLPRATVVLTDVGDPEELARGALARGVREVLPRPIAPAAALLVLQRAREAQHRFRSLGLLHRELRRALGDRPVVAASTSMIAVLEAVERVAGRVDDVLVRGEPGTGKESIARAIHAQSIRHEGPFVALACEGAGAEHLESELFGRARSGDADSAPARRGLLVEARGGTLFLDEIGALPQTLQVRLVHALDAGASRAGDAPTGGAPDLRVVASTQRDLDREAKAGRFESTLLARFEEGRIEVPPLRERRADIPLLADHILARLAAQHGRGVRAIADDALACLSRHAWPGNVRELENTLERALLVGDGARIEVGDLPDVIQRADGGELDVWELRAARRAAETAAIRRALRATGGNRTHAARRLRISQRALLYKLKEYGIRD, from the coding sequence ATGCCCCAGACGCTGCTCGTGATCGACCCAGACCCGGCGCTGCTGCGGGAGCTGGAGTCGGCGCTCGCCGGCGAGGGCGACGGCGACCTCCGCTTCGTCCGCGCGGACGACGCCGCCGAGGCGCTGCCCCGGCTCGACGAAGGCTGGGTCGACGTCGTGCTGTGCGACCCGCGGCTCCCGGGACTCGACGGCTACGACATCGTCCCGCAGATCCGCCGCCGTCTTCCGCGTGCGACCGTCGTCCTCACGGACGTCGGCGACCCCGAGGAGCTGGCGCGGGGGGCTCTCGCGCGCGGGGTACGAGAGGTCCTGCCCCGTCCGATCGCCCCGGCCGCAGCGCTCCTCGTCCTGCAGCGCGCCCGCGAGGCGCAGCACCGCTTCCGCTCGCTCGGGCTCCTGCATCGCGAGCTCCGCCGCGCGCTCGGAGACCGACCGGTGGTCGCGGCATCGACCTCGATGATCGCCGTGCTCGAGGCCGTCGAGCGCGTCGCCGGCCGCGTCGACGACGTGCTCGTGCGCGGGGAGCCCGGGACGGGCAAGGAGTCGATCGCACGCGCGATCCACGCCCAGTCGATTCGACACGAAGGGCCGTTCGTGGCGCTCGCGTGCGAAGGCGCCGGCGCCGAGCATCTCGAGAGCGAGCTCTTCGGACGCGCGCGCAGCGGCGACGCCGACTCCGCACCCGCGCGACGCGGGCTGCTCGTCGAGGCACGAGGCGGAACGCTCTTCCTCGACGAGATCGGGGCCCTCCCCCAAACCCTCCAGGTGCGCCTCGTGCACGCGCTCGATGCGGGCGCGAGCCGCGCGGGGGATGCACCGACCGGCGGGGCGCCCGACCTGCGCGTCGTCGCCTCGACCCAGCGAGATCTCGACCGCGAGGCGAAGGCCGGGCGCTTCGAGAGCACCCTGCTCGCGCGCTTCGAGGAAGGACGCATCGAAGTGCCGCCCCTGCGCGAGCGTCGGGCCGACATTCCCCTGCTCGCCGATCACATCCTCGCGCGCCTCGCGGCCCAGCACGGGCGCGGCGTGCGCGCCATCGCCGACGACGCCCTCGCCTGCCTCTCGCGCCATGCATGGCCGGGCAACGTGCGCGAGCTCGAGAACACGCTCGAACGCGCACTCCTGGTCGGAGACGGAGCGCGCATCGAGGTCGGCGACCTGCCCGACGTGATCCAGCGCGCCGACGGCGGAGAGCTCGACGTCTGGGAGCTGCGCGCCGCGCGCCGCGCCGCAGAGACGGCGGCGATCCGACGCGCCCTGCGCGCGACGGGCGGGAATCGGACGCACGCCGCGCGCCGGCTCCGGATCAGCCAGCGCGCCCTGCTCTACAAGCTCAAGGAGTACGGGATCCGCGACTGA
- a CDS encoding helix-turn-helix domain-containing protein translates to MPTNNVQRYRERLMMSKAELARKAGLSTLTIDRLEAGRPCRLDTKRKVLLALGLKVSDKELVFGEDDEVGVTSRRLALSTDNA, encoded by the coding sequence GTGCCGACCAACAACGTCCAGCGATATCGCGAGCGGCTGATGATGAGCAAGGCCGAGCTCGCCCGGAAGGCCGGGCTCTCGACGCTCACCATCGACCGTCTCGAGGCCGGACGTCCGTGTCGGCTCGATACGAAGCGCAAGGTCCTGCTCGCGCTCGGCCTCAAGGTCTCGGACAAGGAGCTCGTGTTCGGCGAGGACGACGAGGTCGGCGTGACCTCGCGACGCCTCGCGCTGAGCACGGACAACGCCTAA
- the pilM gene encoding type IV pilus assembly protein PilM, with amino-acid sequence MHLSLPGFAKKSLVGLDIGSSSVKAVELALKGKGKGFELRSLGIAPLPPEAIVQGVFLNSSAIVDAIKEAIENGRIKTKEVAAAVAGHSVIVKKVSLPAMTREELEDQIQWEAEQYIPFDVNEVNLDFQILDTSDGEGQMDVLLVAAKRDLIDDYVQVISEAGLVPTCVDVAAFAVENAFEANYEVEADQTVALVNVGAQVVNISVVQDGVPAFTRDINTGGNHYTEEIQKALSISFDEAERIKMGGSSRDGDQEVVPQEVEQAIRSVTDTVVGEIARSLDFFMATSSDARISKVLLSGGGSRMAGFDTAFAERTGLTVEVMNPLARMVGSKGFDPDYLSEIGPSLGVSVGLATRKAEF; translated from the coding sequence ATGCACCTGTCTCTGCCTGGTTTCGCGAAGAAGTCCCTCGTCGGACTCGACATCGGATCCTCGTCGGTCAAGGCCGTCGAGCTCGCGCTGAAGGGGAAGGGCAAGGGCTTCGAACTCCGCAGCCTCGGCATCGCGCCGCTGCCGCCGGAGGCGATCGTCCAGGGCGTCTTCCTCAACTCGAGCGCGATCGTCGACGCCATCAAGGAGGCGATCGAGAACGGCCGGATCAAGACCAAGGAGGTCGCGGCCGCCGTCGCCGGACATTCGGTGATCGTCAAGAAGGTGAGTCTCCCCGCCATGACGCGAGAGGAGCTCGAAGACCAGATCCAGTGGGAGGCCGAGCAGTACATCCCGTTCGACGTGAACGAGGTGAACCTCGACTTCCAGATCCTCGACACGAGCGACGGCGAGGGGCAGATGGACGTGCTGCTCGTCGCCGCGAAGCGCGACCTGATCGACGACTACGTGCAGGTCATCTCCGAGGCCGGTCTCGTCCCCACGTGCGTGGACGTGGCGGCCTTCGCGGTCGAGAACGCCTTCGAGGCCAACTACGAGGTCGAGGCCGACCAGACCGTGGCGCTCGTGAACGTGGGGGCGCAGGTCGTGAACATCAGCGTGGTGCAGGACGGGGTGCCGGCCTTCACGCGCGACATCAACACCGGCGGCAACCACTACACGGAAGAGATCCAGAAGGCGCTCTCGATCAGCTTCGATGAGGCCGAGCGCATCAAGATGGGCGGCTCGAGCCGCGACGGCGACCAGGAGGTCGTGCCCCAGGAGGTCGAGCAGGCGATTCGATCGGTCACCGACACCGTCGTGGGCGAGATCGCGCGATCGCTCGACTTCTTCATGGCGACGAGCTCCGACGCCCGCATCTCGAAGGTCCTGCTCTCGGGCGGCGGCTCGCGGATGGCGGGCTTCGACACCGCCTTCGCCGAGCGCACCGGCCTGACCGTCGAGGTCATGAACCCGCTCGCGCGGATGGTCGGGAGCAAGGGCTTCGACCCCGACTACCTGAGCGAGATCGGTCCCTCTCTCGGCGTGAGCGTCGGCCTGGCGACGCGAAAGGCGGAATTCTGA
- a CDS encoding PilN domain-containing protein → MIEINLLPHREARRVADLRETVAALVFGLVVVGGGIWFAERDIAHDMTAAEASVRQLKSNIEQYKPQEQQVADFKTKKQRLQVKLDVIRSLDAARSGPLRLMDELSLRTPERLWLTSLKTSGNKVTVDGESLDTGVVADFLRGLNESRYFQNVDLESTSRGAGVEGGVKVVKFTVTAEMVNPDQPAVTSASGEAA, encoded by the coding sequence ATGATCGAGATCAATCTCCTTCCGCATCGCGAGGCCCGGCGGGTCGCCGACCTGCGCGAGACCGTGGCGGCGCTCGTCTTCGGCCTCGTGGTCGTGGGCGGCGGCATCTGGTTCGCCGAACGCGACATCGCGCACGACATGACCGCCGCCGAGGCGTCGGTCCGCCAGCTCAAGTCGAACATCGAGCAGTACAAGCCCCAGGAGCAGCAGGTCGCCGACTTCAAGACGAAGAAGCAGCGCCTGCAGGTGAAGCTCGACGTCATCCGGAGCCTCGACGCGGCGCGCAGCGGCCCGCTGCGGCTGATGGACGAGCTGTCCCTCCGCACGCCCGAGCGACTCTGGCTCACGAGCCTCAAGACGAGCGGCAACAAGGTGACCGTCGACGGCGAGAGCCTGGACACCGGCGTGGTCGCGGACTTCCTGCGCGGCCTGAACGAGTCCCGGTACTTCCAGAACGTCGATCTCGAGTCGACGTCGCGAGGCGCCGGCGTGGAGGGTGGCGTGAAGGTCGTGAAGTTCACGGTCACGGCCGAGATGGTGAACCCCGATCAGCCCGCGGTGACGAGCGCGAGCGGAGAGGCGGCCTGA
- the pilO gene encoding type 4a pilus biogenesis protein PilO — MALELGFDVDEQLEKLSKVPRSARLGAIGVLLVAVAAGYYMMSYQESRGQVTRLEAEAQELQRKLNKVRVVASNLGEFEQEVADLERDLEVALKQLPNRKQFEDLLRDISTAGKKVGIDLKGINREKELEHDFYAEVPFKINFDGTYHDIAKFFERLSKLSRIVNIGALEIKAGRDGSNSILTVNGTATTFRFLADDEEPASDTAASTPPARGGRA; from the coding sequence ATGGCACTTGAACTCGGATTCGACGTCGACGAGCAGCTCGAGAAGCTGTCGAAGGTTCCGCGAAGCGCGCGCCTCGGAGCCATCGGCGTGCTGCTCGTCGCGGTGGCAGCCGGGTACTACATGATGTCGTACCAGGAGTCGCGCGGGCAGGTGACGCGCCTCGAAGCAGAGGCCCAGGAGCTCCAGCGCAAGCTCAACAAGGTCCGCGTCGTCGCGAGCAACCTCGGCGAGTTCGAGCAGGAGGTCGCGGACCTCGAGCGCGATCTCGAGGTGGCGCTCAAGCAGCTGCCGAACCGCAAGCAGTTCGAGGACCTGCTGCGCGACATCAGCACGGCCGGCAAGAAGGTCGGGATCGACCTCAAGGGCATCAACCGCGAGAAGGAGCTCGAGCACGACTTCTACGCGGAGGTGCCCTTCAAGATCAACTTCGACGGCACCTACCACGACATCGCGAAGTTCTTCGAGCGGCTCTCGAAGCTGTCGCGCATCGTGAACATCGGTGCGCTCGAGATCAAGGCGGGGCGCGACGGCTCCAACTCGATCCTGACCGTGAACGGCACCGCGACGACCTTCCGGTTCCTCGCGGACGACGAAGAGCCCGCCAGCGACACCGCGGCGAGCACGCCGCCGGCGCGCGGCGGACGCGCGTAG
- a CDS encoding pilus assembly protein PilP — translation MKTKAVGIALLLALWALAGCGGDEVGGPTTADYEAERARVAAQVKKSETREKQAAKAAPEAAPPQESQIGSFASVGENYTYSAEGRRDPFQPFRIDTTADERKGGGPLEQFELEQLEVVALVWRGDTARALVTDPSGTTYTVRVGSRMGKNEGRVIHIGDNLVLVKETYVDYAGNESTKDVELRIRTSQQGG, via the coding sequence GTGAAGACGAAGGCAGTGGGGATCGCGCTCCTTCTGGCGCTCTGGGCGCTGGCCGGGTGCGGCGGCGACGAGGTCGGCGGTCCGACGACGGCGGACTACGAGGCCGAGCGAGCGCGCGTCGCGGCGCAGGTCAAGAAGAGCGAGACGCGCGAGAAGCAGGCGGCCAAGGCGGCGCCCGAGGCGGCGCCGCCACAGGAGAGCCAGATCGGGAGCTTCGCGTCGGTGGGCGAGAACTACACGTACTCCGCCGAGGGACGACGCGACCCGTTCCAGCCGTTCCGGATCGACACGACCGCCGACGAGAGGAAGGGCGGTGGCCCGCTCGAGCAGTTCGAGCTCGAGCAGCTCGAGGTGGTGGCCCTCGTCTGGCGCGGCGACACCGCGCGAGCGCTGGTCACCGACCCGTCCGGCACGACGTACACCGTGAGGGTGGGCAGCCGGATGGGCAAGAACGAGGGCCGAGTGATCCACATCGGAGACAACCTCGTGCTCGTGAAGGAGACGTACGTCGACTACGCGGGCAACGAGAGTACGAAGGACGTCGAGCTCCGGATTCGCACGAGTCAGCAGGGGGGGTGA
- the pilQ gene encoding type IV pilus secretin PilQ produces MKKWVLLAAVGVVAGLMACATSQAPEGAAATGADRLSSLSVTSDGESTLVTFVGVRDADVVVGEHSDPWSLSVELGDVPMANAMSPVAVYDGLVDQVSASSFVDDGGATATRVEIALAREAAHDVEVTEDGVAVRIFASDGEHTAEASEADADESSDVWGEDAAPMDAAFEPASAAAPPAASALSDVRVEAVVGGVVVHLVADGAIGEMQTFVLESPDRLVVDLPGLASTVKQGRVQSDSSVVSSVRVGAHADKVRVVMDGGSDAMGFQAKHLAPAPDGLFVSVGEGEALEGALAAALAASESKWAASAPTEVAMETESAPASPAAELDEEPGFAIESVRDDESSSATDEPTATQAEVVTVFGVEYESDAANQVERIAIVASGAIDHDWVAPDAETVVIRLPHAVISKEAEGRIAPREGSPLSLISVFQQPDVEPAEVRIVVKRTANLVPTIASMGSNVLVEFPAPAMAPPAAVARATESDDLEVAAADELEADASLDPTEPQMPTSPSVVEDDLPMIEDVAVATPVVAVAEELPLAAVSSASSPPASLEPPAAIEVLQEGGLIDGKQYRGRRISLDFKDVAIADVLRLIAEVSDLNIISGDEVQGNVSIRLVDVPWDQALDVILLTKGLGFVRVGNVLRIAPADVLAQEEEVRLQERRAKEKLEDLVVKLIPVNYGDVKSMQGLVKRLLTSRGSVNLDERTSTLIVKDIASVVDEATALVGAVDTETPQVMIEAKIVEAKLEFSRELGSVWSVGRNQLTDPFDSSSPIDATLGSKDFRWAPSNFRSLSNSNNVSFLNNITATPTGLLNLSAFILDEQFNLDVQLQAAEESGNGKVVSSPRVVTLDNTEAEVEQGVSIPFQTFENGDAKLEFIDAVLSLKVTPHITSNKSIIMKIEVTRDAPDATVPTPTGSPAIAKNQAKTETLVKDGQTLVMGGIYTIDKALRQTRVPYLHRIPIFGTAFKSKEVDDSRQELLIFVTPRIVVQPEMAS; encoded by the coding sequence ATGAAGAAGTGGGTGCTGCTCGCCGCTGTCGGCGTCGTCGCGGGTCTGATGGCCTGCGCGACCTCGCAGGCTCCGGAGGGCGCGGCAGCGACGGGCGCGGATCGGTTGTCGTCGCTGAGCGTGACGAGCGATGGCGAGTCGACGCTGGTCACGTTCGTCGGCGTCCGCGATGCCGACGTCGTGGTCGGCGAGCACAGCGATCCGTGGTCCCTCTCGGTCGAGCTCGGCGACGTTCCGATGGCGAACGCGATGTCGCCGGTCGCCGTGTACGACGGGCTCGTCGACCAGGTGTCGGCGTCGAGCTTCGTGGACGACGGCGGCGCGACCGCGACGCGGGTCGAGATCGCACTCGCACGCGAGGCGGCGCACGACGTCGAGGTCACGGAGGACGGCGTCGCGGTCCGCATCTTCGCGAGCGACGGCGAGCACACCGCCGAGGCTTCGGAGGCGGACGCGGACGAGAGCAGCGACGTCTGGGGAGAGGACGCGGCGCCGATGGACGCGGCGTTCGAACCGGCGTCGGCGGCCGCCCCGCCGGCGGCCTCTGCGCTCTCGGACGTGCGGGTCGAGGCCGTCGTCGGGGGTGTCGTCGTACACCTCGTCGCCGACGGTGCGATCGGCGAGATGCAGACGTTCGTGCTCGAGAGCCCCGACCGACTGGTCGTCGACCTGCCGGGTCTCGCCTCGACGGTCAAGCAGGGCCGTGTGCAGAGCGACTCCTCGGTGGTCTCGAGCGTCCGTGTCGGCGCCCATGCGGACAAGGTCCGCGTCGTCATGGACGGCGGCAGCGATGCGATGGGCTTCCAGGCGAAGCACCTCGCGCCCGCGCCGGACGGGCTCTTCGTGAGCGTCGGCGAGGGTGAGGCGCTCGAGGGCGCCCTCGCAGCGGCTCTCGCGGCGAGCGAATCCAAGTGGGCGGCATCCGCGCCGACCGAGGTCGCGATGGAGACGGAGTCGGCGCCGGCGAGCCCGGCGGCCGAGCTCGACGAGGAGCCCGGCTTCGCGATCGAGTCGGTTCGCGACGACGAGTCGTCCTCCGCAACGGACGAGCCGACGGCGACGCAGGCCGAGGTCGTGACGGTCTTCGGCGTCGAGTACGAGTCCGACGCCGCGAACCAGGTCGAGCGCATCGCGATCGTCGCGAGCGGCGCGATCGATCACGACTGGGTGGCACCCGACGCCGAGACGGTCGTGATCCGACTCCCGCACGCGGTGATCTCGAAGGAGGCCGAGGGGCGCATCGCGCCGCGCGAGGGCAGCCCGCTCTCGCTCATCTCGGTCTTCCAGCAGCCCGACGTCGAGCCGGCCGAGGTTCGCATCGTCGTGAAGCGGACGGCCAACCTGGTGCCCACCATCGCTTCGATGGGCTCGAACGTGCTGGTCGAGTTCCCCGCTCCCGCGATGGCACCGCCGGCGGCGGTCGCGCGCGCGACGGAGAGCGACGATCTCGAGGTCGCCGCTGCCGACGAGCTCGAGGCCGACGCGTCGCTCGATCCGACCGAGCCGCAGATGCCGACGTCGCCGAGCGTCGTCGAGGACGATCTGCCGATGATCGAGGACGTCGCGGTCGCGACGCCCGTGGTCGCGGTCGCCGAGGAGCTTCCGCTCGCGGCGGTCTCGAGCGCGAGCTCGCCTCCCGCGTCGCTCGAGCCGCCGGCGGCGATCGAGGTCCTCCAGGAGGGCGGGCTGATCGACGGCAAGCAGTATCGCGGCCGCCGCATCTCGCTCGACTTCAAGGATGTCGCGATCGCGGACGTGCTGCGCCTGATCGCCGAGGTGAGCGACCTCAACATCATCTCGGGTGACGAGGTGCAGGGCAACGTCAGCATCCGCCTGGTCGACGTCCCGTGGGACCAGGCGCTCGACGTGATCCTCCTGACGAAGGGCCTGGGCTTCGTCCGCGTGGGCAACGTGCTCCGGATCGCTCCGGCGGACGTGCTCGCGCAGGAGGAGGAGGTGCGCCTGCAGGAGCGACGCGCCAAGGAGAAGCTCGAGGACCTGGTCGTGAAGCTGATCCCCGTGAACTACGGGGACGTGAAGTCGATGCAGGGGCTCGTGAAGCGCCTGCTGACGTCGCGCGGCAGCGTCAACCTCGACGAGCGCACGAGCACGCTGATCGTGAAGGACATCGCCTCGGTGGTGGACGAAGCGACCGCGCTCGTGGGCGCGGTCGACACCGAGACGCCGCAGGTGATGATCGAGGCCAAGATCGTCGAGGCGAAGCTCGAGTTCTCGCGGGAGCTCGGCTCGGTCTGGTCGGTCGGCCGCAACCAGCTCACGGATCCCTTCGACTCGTCGAGCCCGATCGACGCGACTCTCGGGAGCAAGGACTTCCGCTGGGCGCCGTCGAACTTCCGGTCGCTCTCGAACTCGAACAACGTGAGCTTCCTGAACAACATCACGGCGACGCCGACCGGCCTGCTCAACCTCTCGGCCTTCATCCTGGACGAGCAGTTCAACCTGGACGTCCAGCTGCAGGCCGCCGAGGAGTCGGGCAACGGCAAGGTGGTGTCGAGCCCGCGTGTCGTCACGCTCGACAACACCGAGGCCGAGGTCGAGCAGGGCGTGTCGATTCCGTTCCAGACCTTCGAGAACGGCGACGCGAAGCTCGAGTTCATCGACGCCGTGCTGTCGCTCAAGGTCACGCCGCACATCACCTCGAACAAGAGCATCATCATGAAGATCGAGGTGACGCGCGACGCGCCGGACGCGACCGTCCCGACGCCGACGGGCTCGCCGGCCATCGCCAAGAACCAGGCGAAGACCGAGACGCTCGTGAAGGACGGCCAGACGCTCGTGATGGGCGGCATCTACACGATCGACAAGGCGCTGCGGCAGACGCGGGTTCCGTACCTCCACCGCATCCCGATCTTCGGGACGGCGTTCAAGAGCAAGGAGGTCGACGACTCGCGCCAGGAGCTCCTGATCTTCGTGACGCCGCGCATCGTCGTGCAGCCCGAGATGGCGAGCTAG
- a CDS encoding shikimate kinase: MSELEGERARGGSVASGAVWLVGMMGAGKSTVGPVLARALGRAFVDTDEAIVASAGRSISAIFEHEGEAAFRARERAAMADAASRAAVVALGGGAIAQDGAPAWLAERGVVVYLRATPRTLCARVGDAADRPLLASLSAPERLARIEALLAAREPAYATARVVVDVDGPGANGDAPQVAARIAARLRALPDWEDG; encoded by the coding sequence ATGTCCGAGCTGGAGGGGGAGCGCGCGCGAGGAGGATCTGTCGCCTCGGGCGCGGTGTGGCTCGTCGGGATGATGGGCGCGGGCAAGTCGACGGTGGGTCCGGTGCTCGCGCGCGCCCTCGGGCGCGCCTTCGTCGACACCGACGAGGCGATCGTCGCGAGCGCCGGCCGGTCGATCTCCGCGATCTTCGAGCACGAAGGGGAGGCGGCGTTCCGCGCGCGCGAGCGCGCGGCGATGGCCGACGCGGCGAGCCGCGCTGCGGTGGTGGCGCTCGGCGGCGGTGCGATCGCGCAGGACGGCGCGCCCGCGTGGCTCGCGGAGCGCGGCGTCGTGGTCTATCTCCGCGCGACGCCGCGCACGCTGTGCGCGCGCGTCGGCGACGCCGCGGATCGTCCGCTGCTCGCGAGCCTCTCGGCGCCGGAGCGGCTCGCGCGCATCGAGGCGCTGCTCGCGGCGCGCGAGCCGGCCTACGCTACCGCCCGCGTGGTCGTCGACGTCGATGGCCCCGGTGCGAACGGAGATGCACCGCAGGTCGCCGCGCGCATCGCCGCGCGCCTGCGCGCGCTGCCGGACTGGGAGGACGGGTGA
- the aroB gene encoding 3-dehydroquinate synthase, translating into MSSKGRGGRRTAADARSTAGSTGERRIRVALGDRSYWIHIEAGSLARAGDAIAAATGAKRVAILTVPEVGRRYAPALTRSLRAAGLAVDRFDLPDGDATKNLRQAERLYGALLAAGLDRSSALVALGGGMVGDLTGYVAATYLRGIPFVQVPTTLLAMVDASVGGKVAVNLKQGKNLVGAFHQPRLVWIDPATLASLPSRERAAGMAEIIKAGAIWDARFFAELERRVGHALALDPGALVPAIDRACRIKARIVSRDEREGGLRMLLNFGHTLAHAVEKHYRYRRVLHGEAVAMGMVYAARRSEELGLAPEGTRTRLEDLVSRAGLPTALPSFPRRAYLDALSVDKKKQDRRIHYVVLRRIGRAETRAMTPQEIYPKRGRAA; encoded by the coding sequence GTGAGCTCGAAGGGCAGGGGGGGCCGCCGCACCGCGGCGGACGCGCGGAGCACGGCGGGCTCTACGGGCGAGCGGCGCATCCGCGTCGCGCTCGGCGACCGCAGCTACTGGATCCACATCGAGGCGGGCAGCCTCGCGCGAGCGGGCGACGCCATCGCGGCAGCGACCGGCGCGAAGCGCGTCGCGATCCTCACGGTGCCCGAGGTCGGGCGCCGCTACGCGCCCGCGCTCACGCGCTCGCTGCGCGCGGCCGGCCTCGCGGTCGATCGCTTCGACCTGCCCGACGGCGACGCGACGAAGAACCTCCGCCAGGCGGAGCGCCTGTACGGCGCGCTCCTCGCGGCCGGGCTCGACCGCAGCTCGGCGCTGGTCGCCCTGGGCGGGGGCATGGTGGGCGATCTCACGGGCTACGTCGCGGCCACCTACCTGCGCGGCATCCCCTTCGTCCAGGTGCCGACGACGCTGCTGGCGATGGTCGACGCCAGCGTCGGCGGCAAGGTCGCGGTCAACCTGAAGCAGGGGAAGAACCTCGTCGGCGCGTTCCACCAGCCGCGTCTCGTGTGGATCGATCCCGCGACGCTCGCCTCGCTGCCCTCGCGCGAGCGCGCGGCGGGGATGGCGGAGATCATCAAGGCCGGGGCGATCTGGGACGCCCGCTTCTTCGCCGAGCTCGAACGGAGGGTCGGCCATGCGTTGGCGCTCGACCCCGGCGCCCTCGTCCCGGCGATCGATCGGGCGTGCCGCATCAAGGCCCGCATCGTCTCGCGCGACGAGCGCGAGGGCGGGTTGCGGATGCTGCTGAACTTCGGGCACACGCTCGCCCACGCGGTGGAGAAGCACTATCGCTATCGCCGCGTGCTCCACGGCGAGGCGGTCGCGATGGGGATGGTCTACGCGGCACGCCGCTCCGAGGAGCTCGGCCTCGCGCCGGAGGGCACGCGCACCCGCCTCGAGGATCTCGTCTCGCGCGCGGGGCTCCCGACGGCGCTCCCGAGCTTTCCACGGCGCGCTTATCTCGATGCCCTGAGCGTCGATAAGAAGAAGCAGGATCGACGCATCCACTACGTCGTCCTGCGACGCATCGGCCGCGCGGAGACGCGGGCGATGACGCCGCAGGAGATCTATCCCAAGCGCGGGCGCGCGGCCTGA